One genomic window of Cannabis sativa cultivar Pink pepper isolate KNU-18-1 chromosome 2, ASM2916894v1, whole genome shotgun sequence includes the following:
- the LOC115720605 gene encoding MADS-box protein JOINTLESS, whose product MTRQKIEIKKIENITARQVTFSKRRRGLFKKALELSTLCDAEIALIVFSTTGKLYHYATSSMPQVIERHKSHSDENRLHNKLSQPSDMLENERKRYALLKKELEKKTMELRHVMGENLQELSLEELKKLEKSVHISLSRVNEIKDQTNLKEITFLLEYFIYGSYFLIKEMIFYLRK is encoded by the exons atgaCAAGACAAAAAATAGAGATTAAGAAGATAGAAAATATAACGGCAAGACAAGTGACATTTtcgaagagaagaagagggctTTTTAAGAAGGCTTTAGAGCTTTCAACTCTTTGTGATGCTGAAATTGCTCTCATTGTCTTTTCAACCACTGGAAAACTCTATCATTATGCAACTTCAAG TATGCCGCAAGTGATTGAAAGGCATAAATCTCACTCAGATGAAAATCGTCTTCACAATAAATTGAGCCAACCATCTGATATGCTTGag aacGAAAGAAAACGATATGCATTACTGAAGAAAGAGCTTGAAAAAAAGACAATGGAACTTAG ACATGTTATGGGAGAAAACCTTCAAGAACTAAGTCTTGAAGAATTAAAGAAACTAGAAAAATCAGTTCATATTAGCTTAAGCCGTGTTAATGAAATAAAG GATCAAACCAATTTAAAAGAGATCACATttctattagaatattttatatatggaagttattttctaattaaggaaatgattttctatttaaggaaataa